A single genomic interval of Gallus gallus isolate bGalGal1 chromosome 10, bGalGal1.mat.broiler.GRCg7b, whole genome shotgun sequence harbors:
- the TSPAN3 gene encoding tetraspanin-3 isoform X1, whose amino-acid sequence MEQLRSELITGYLILKSYSRQIQKAAAGILCYVGAYVFITYDDYDHFFEDVYTLIPAVIIIAVGTLLFIIGLIGCCATIRESRCGLATFVIILLLVFITEVVVVVLGYIYRAKVEDEVDHSIQKVYNGYNGTNPDAASRAIDYVQRQLRCCGIHNYTDWENTVWFKQTKNNSVPLSCCKATLSNCTGSLTRPMDLYSEGCEALVVKKLQEIMMYVIWAALAFAAIQLLGMLCACIVLCRRSRDPAYELLITGGTYA is encoded by the exons GCAGCAGCAGGCATACTGTGCTACGTGGGAGCCTATGTGTTCATCACATATGACGACTATGATCACTTCTTTGAAGATGTCTACACGCTCATTCCAGCAGTTATCATCATAGCTGTGGGAacacttctttttattattgGACTTATTGGATGCTGTGCCACGATTCGCGAAAGTCGCTGTGGACTCGCTACG TTTGTGATCATCCTGCTTCTGGTTTTCATTACTgaagtggtggtggtggttctTGGATACATCTACAGAGCAAAG GTAGAAGATGAAGTTGATCATAGCATTCAAAAGGTATATAACGGATACAATGGGACAAATCCTGATGCAGCCAGCCGTGCTATTGACTATGTACAGAGGCAG CTGCGCTGTTGTGGGATCCATAACTACACAGACTGGGAGAATACTGTCTGGTTCAAACAAACTAAGAACAACAGTGTGCCACTTAGCTGTTGCAAAGCAACTCTCAGCAATTGTACTGGCAGTTTGACCCGTCCAATGGACCTTTATTCTGAG GGCTGTGAGGCTCTGGTTGTAAAGAAGCTTCAAGAGATAATGATGTATGTCATCTGGGCAGCACTAGCATTTGCTGCTATTCAG CTTCTGGGCATGTTGTGTGCCTGTATAGTATTATGTAGAAGGAGTCGGGATCCTGCTTACGAACTTCTCATCACTGGTGGAACCTATGCCTAG
- the TSPAN3 gene encoding tetraspanin-3, whose protein sequence is MGQCGITSSKTVLVFLNLIFWAAAGILCYVGAYVFITYDDYDHFFEDVYTLIPAVIIIAVGTLLFIIGLIGCCATIRESRCGLATFVIILLLVFITEVVVVVLGYIYRAKVEDEVDHSIQKVYNGYNGTNPDAASRAIDYVQRQLRCCGIHNYTDWENTVWFKQTKNNSVPLSCCKATLSNCTGSLTRPMDLYSEGCEALVVKKLQEIMMYVIWAALAFAAIQLLGMLCACIVLCRRSRDPAYELLITGGTYA, encoded by the exons GCAGCAGCAGGCATACTGTGCTACGTGGGAGCCTATGTGTTCATCACATATGACGACTATGATCACTTCTTTGAAGATGTCTACACGCTCATTCCAGCAGTTATCATCATAGCTGTGGGAacacttctttttattattgGACTTATTGGATGCTGTGCCACGATTCGCGAAAGTCGCTGTGGACTCGCTACG TTTGTGATCATCCTGCTTCTGGTTTTCATTACTgaagtggtggtggtggttctTGGATACATCTACAGAGCAAAG GTAGAAGATGAAGTTGATCATAGCATTCAAAAGGTATATAACGGATACAATGGGACAAATCCTGATGCAGCCAGCCGTGCTATTGACTATGTACAGAGGCAG CTGCGCTGTTGTGGGATCCATAACTACACAGACTGGGAGAATACTGTCTGGTTCAAACAAACTAAGAACAACAGTGTGCCACTTAGCTGTTGCAAAGCAACTCTCAGCAATTGTACTGGCAGTTTGACCCGTCCAATGGACCTTTATTCTGAG GGCTGTGAGGCTCTGGTTGTAAAGAAGCTTCAAGAGATAATGATGTATGTCATCTGGGCAGCACTAGCATTTGCTGCTATTCAG CTTCTGGGCATGTTGTGTGCCTGTATAGTATTATGTAGAAGGAGTCGGGATCCTGCTTACGAACTTCTCATCACTGGTGGAACCTATGCCTAG